From the genome of Vicia villosa cultivar HV-30 ecotype Madison, WI linkage group LG2, Vvil1.0, whole genome shotgun sequence, one region includes:
- the LOC131654169 gene encoding ABC transporter G family member 35-like — MDGSLSRSISRSLSRSSWRMEGVFASGRYSRRTSNVDEDEEALKWAAIERLPTYDRLRTSILQTYAEEYLGDEDHPNIVQHKEVDVRKLDGNERQKFIDKIFKVAEEDNEKYLQKFRDRIDKVGIKLPTVEVRFENLSIEADSYVGSRALPTLPNVTLNMLESSLRIFGISATKTTKLNILKNVSGIIKPSRMTLLLGPPSSGKTTLLLALAGKLDPDLRVEGEITYNGHKLNEFVPRKTSAYISQNDVHIGEMTVKETLDFSARCQGIGTRYDLLTELARREKEAGIFPEAELDLFMKATAMEGTESSLITDYTLKILGLDICKDTIVGDEMQRGISGGQKKRVTTGEMIVGPTKTLFMDEISTGLDSSTTYQIVKCFQQIVHLTEATIFMSLLQPAPETFDLFDDIVLISEGQIVYQGPREHVLEFFESCGFKCPDRKGTADFLQEVTSRKDQQQYWSNRNIQYRYVTVTEFANRFKNFHVGMQLKNEISIPFDRSTTHRAALVFKKYTVPTIGLLKAGWDKEWLLIKRNSFIYIFKTVQICIMAVISGTVFLRSEMHRRNEDDAAVYIGAILFTIAMNMFNGFSECPLTIARLPVFYKHRDHLFHPPWTYTLPNFVLRIPITLFEATVWVLITYNTIGFAPEASRFFKHLLLVFLIQQMAAGMFRVISGVCRTMIIANTGGSLMLLLVFLLGGFVLPKRDIPDWWVWGYWLSPLSYAFNALSVNEMLAPRWSKPSSDGSTSLGVATLNVFDVYNNKNWYWIGVGALIGFTVLYNVLFTLSLMYLNPIGKKQAIISKEEASEMETGGDSKEEPRLVRQESNKGEVAMQRMGSSRGNASSKLESAAGIAPKRGMVLPFQPLAMSFDSVNYFVDMPAEMKEQGVTDNRLQLLREVTGAFRPGVLTALMGVSGAGKTTLMDVLAGRKTGGYIQGDVRISGFPKNQQTFARISGYCEQTDIHSPQVTVRESVIYSAFLRLPREVNNDEKIKFVDEVMNLVELDNLKDAIVGLPGVTGLSTEQRKRLTIAVELVANPSIIFMDEPTSGLDARAAAIVMRTVRNTVDTGRTVVCTIHQPSIDIFESFDELLLLKRGGQVIYSGPLGRNSHKIIEYFEGIQGVPKIKDKYNPATWMLEVSSIAAEVRLRIDFAEYYKTSPLHQRNKTLVNELSTPPPGTKDLYFTTQFSQSTWGQFKSCLWKQWLTYWRSPDYNLVRFFFTLAASLMLGSVFWKAGEKRDSSADLNMIIGALYSAVFFVGVNNCQTVQPVVAVERTVFYREKAAGMYSALPYAIAQVVCEIPYVFVETIYFAFIVYAMVGFEWKVEKVLWFFFVSFFSFLYFTYYGMMTVSITPNHQVASIFGAAFYGLFNLFSGFFIPRPKIPKWWVWYYWLCPVAWTVYGLIVSQYGDVTKGITVAGETGETPINKFIEDHYGFRSDFMGPVAAVLVAFAVFFAFVFAFCIKALNFQTR; from the exons ATGGATGGGAGTTTAAGTAGAAGCATAAGTAGGAGTTTGAGTAGGTCAAGTTGGAGAATGGAGGGAGTGTTTGCTAGTGGAAGATATTCTAGAAGGACTTCTaatgttgatgaagatgaggaaGCACTTAAATGGGCTGCAATAGAGAGGTTACCTACTTATGATAGGTTGAGAACAAGTATTCTTCAAACATATGCTGAGGAATATCTTGGTGATGAAGATCATCCAAACATAGTGCAACATAAGGAAGTTGATGTTAGGAAGTTGGATGGGAATGAAAGGCAAAAGtttattgataaaatatttaaggTTGCTGAAGAAGATAATGAAAAGTATTTGCAGAAATTCAGAGACAGAATTGACAA GGTTGGTATCAAACTCCCAACAgtagaagtgagatttgaaaatCTGAGTATAGAAGCTGATTCTTATGTTGGAAGCAGAGCTCTACCAACTTTACCAAATGTTACATTGAACATGCTTGAATCATCTCTTCGCATTTTTGGTATTAGTGCTACAAAGACAACAAAACTCAATATTCTTAAAAATGTCTCTGGCATTATTAAACCTTCTAG GATGACCCTTTTACTAGGCCCCCCTTCATCAGGGAAAACCACCCTTTTGCTTGCTTTGGCTGGAAAATTAGACCCTGACTTAAGG GTTGAAGGGGAAATCACTTACAATGGTCACAAGCTTAATGAATTTGTCCCTAGAAAAACTTCAGCTTACATTAGTCAAAATGATGTACATATAGGAGAAATGACTGTAAAAGAAACATTGGATTTCTCAGCTAGATGTCAAGGAATCGGGACACGATATG ATCTATTAACTGAACTTGCTAGAAGGGAAAAAGAAGCAGGCATATTTCCAGAGGCAGAGTTAGATCTTTTCATGAAA GCTACTGCCATGGAAGGAACAGAAAGCAGTCTTATTACTGACTATACACTCAAA ATATTGGGTCTTGATATATGCAAAGATACTATTGTTGGTGATGAAATGCAAAGAGGTATATCTGGTGGTCAAAAAAAGAGAGTAACCACAG GTGAGATGATAGTTGGACCAACAAAAACACTATTTATGGATGAAATATCCACTGGTCTTGACAGTTCCACAACATACCAAATAGTAAAATGTTTCCAACAAATTGTACACCTCACTGAAGCAACCATATTCATGTCCTTACTTCAACCAGCTCCCGAGACATTCGATCTCTTTGATGACATTGTCTTAATATCTGAGGGTCAGATAGTATATCAAGGCCCGCGTGAACATGTTCTTGAATTCTTCGAATCATGCGGCTTCAAATGTCCTGACAGAAAAGGAACTGCAGATTTCTTGCAAGAGGTTACTTCaaggaaagatcaacaacaataTTGGTCAAACAGAAACATACAATACCGTTATGTAACGGTTACTGAATTCGCAAACAGATTCAAGAATTTCCACGTCGGAATGCAGCTTAAGAATGAAATATCGATACCGTTTGATAGATCGACCACGCATAGAGCAGCTCTTGTTTTCAAGAAATATACAGTTCCTACAATTGGACTATTGAAAGCTGGTTGGGACAAAGAATGGCTTTTGATAAAGAGAAACTCTTTTATTTACATATTTAAGACAGTTCAAATATGCATTATGGCTGTTATATCTGGAACTGTTTTTTTGAGAAGTGAAATGCATAGAAGGAATGAGGATGATGCAGCTGTTTATATTGGTGCTATTCTGTTTACTATAGCTATGAACATGTTTAATGGTTTTTCTGAGTGTCCACTCACAATTGCTAGGCTTCCTGTGTTCTATAAACATAGAGACCACCTTTTTCATCCTCCATGGACTTACACTCTTCCCAATTTTGTTCTGAGAATCCCTATTACACTTTTCGAGGCTACTGTTTGGGTTCTTATTACATATAACACCATTGGATTCGCACCTGAAGCCTCAAG GTTCTTCAAGCATTTGTTGTTGGTGTTTCTTATTCAACAAATGGCAGCTGGGATGTTTAGGGTAATATCTGGAGTTTGTAGGACAATGATCATAGCCAACACTGGTGGATCACTCATGCTTCTTCTTGTTTTCTTACTTGGAGGTTTCGTTCTTCCGAAAC GTGACATTCCAGATTGGTGGGTATGGGGCTATTGGCTTTCTCCATTGTCATATGCTTTCAATGCATTATCGGTTAACGAAATGCTAGCGCCAAGATGGAGTAAACCG TCTTCAGATGGATCAACATCATTGGGTGTAGCCACATTGAATGTCTTTGatgtttataataataaaaattggtACTGGATAGGTGTTGGAGCTCTTATTGGTTTCACTGTTTTATACAATGTTCTGTTCACCCTTTCACTTATGTACCTTAACC CTATTGGAAAGAAACAAGCAATTATATCAAAAGAAGAAGCGAGTGAAATGGAAACCGGAGGAGATTCGAAGGAGGAACCGAGACTTGTAAGACAGGAGTCCAACAAAG GAGAAGTGGCAATGCAGAGAATGGGTAGTAGTAGAGGTAATGCGAGTTCAAAACTCGAGTCAGCCGCTGGAATTGCACCAAAGAGAGGAATGGTTCTTCCTTTTCAACCTCTTGCAATGTCTTTCGATAGTGTTAATTACTTCGTCGACATGCCAGCA GAAATGAAAGAGCAAGGAGTAACAGATAATAGGCTACAATTGCTTAGAGAAGTAACTGGTGCATTTAGGCCTGGAGTTTTAACTGCTTTAATGGGAGTTAGTGGAGCTGGAAAGACAACTTTGATGGATGTTTTAGCCGGAAGAAAGACGGGTGGTTACATTCAAGGAGATGTTAGAATCTCTGGCTTTCCGAAGAATCAACAAACTTTCGCAAGAATTTCAGGTTACTGTGAACAAACCGATATCCATTCACCTCAAGTTACTGTCAGGGAATCCGTTATTTACTCGGCTTTCCTTCGACTACCTAGAGAAGTAAATAACGACGAAAAAATA AAATTTGTGGATGAAGTAATGAATTTGGTGGAGCTGGATAATCTTAAAGACGCTATAGTCGGGCTTCCGGGCGTTACAGGGTTGTCGACAGAACAGCGAAAAAGGCTAACAATAGCTGTTGAGCTAGTTGCTAATCCTTCAATCATTTTCATGGATGAACCAACTTCAGGTCTCGACGCAAGAGCAGCCGCAATTGTTATGAGGACAGTGAGAAACACTGTCGATACTGGTAGAACAGTCGTCTGCACAATTCACCAGCCTAGTATCGATATCTTTGAATCCTTCGACGAG TTGCTTTTGTTGAAGAGAGGAGGTCAAGTAATCTACTCAGGACCATTAGGAAGGAATTCACACAAGATTATAGAATACTTCGAG GGAATTCAAGGAGTCCCTAAAATTAAGGATAAGTACAATCCAGCTACATGGATGTTAGAAGTAAGCTCAATAGCAGCTGAAGTTAGGCTTAGAATAGACTTTGCCGAATACTACAAGACATCACCATTGCATCA GAGAAACAAAACTCTCGTAAACGAGTTAAGTACACCTCCTCCCGGAACAAAAGATCTATACTTCACTACTCAATTTTCTCAATCAACTTGGGGACAATTTAAATCTTGTTTATGGAAGCAGTGGTTGACATATTGGCGAAGTCCAGATTACAATCTTGTCAGATTCTTCTTTACCTTGGCTGCATCTCTCATGTTAGGATCAGTGTTTTGGAAAGCCGGCGAGAAAAG GGATAGTTCAGCTGACTTGAACATGATCATAGGAGCATTATACAGTGCGGTATTTTTCGTTGGTGTCAACAATTGTCAAACTGTTCAACCAGTTGTCGCCGTTGAAAGAACTGTATTCTATAGAGAAAAAGCCGCTGGAATGTACTCGGCTTTACCTTACGCCATCGCTCAG GTTGTATGTGAAATACCATATGTGTTTGTTGAAACTATATATTTCGCATTCATCGTGTACGCAATGGTTGGCTTTGAATGGAAAGTGGAGAAAGTGTTATGGTTCTTCTTTGTgagcttcttctccttcttgtaCTTCACATATTATGGAATGATGACAGTTTCCATTACACCGAATCATCAAGTAGCATCAATCTTTGGAGCAGCATTTTATGgactcttcaatctcttttctgGTTTCTTTATCCCAAGACCA AAAATTCCGAAATGGTGGGTTTGGTACTATTGGCTTTGTCCGGTTGCGTGGACAGTGTATGGACTAATTGTGTCGCAGTATGGAGACGTGACAAAAGGCATAACTGTGGCGGGAGAGACCGGAGAAACTCCGATCAATAAGTTTATCGAAGATCATTATGGTTTCAGATCGGATTTCATGGGACCGGTTGCTGCTGTTTTGGTTGCTTTCGCTGTATTTTTTGCCTTTGTATTTGCCTTCTGCATCAAGGCACTCAACTTCCAAACCagataa